From the genome of Ziziphus jujuba cultivar Dongzao chromosome 6, ASM3175591v1, one region includes:
- the LOC107431285 gene encoding F-box/LRR-repeat protein 3 isoform X2 yields the protein MICFELKNMKKQKQNEIFNNHFDLLSEEIIFIILDFLQQNPLDKKAFSSVCKSFYAIEANHRKNLKPLRSEHIPAILKRYPHVTHLDLTLCPRITDGSLTNISNACKSSLRSIDLSRSKFFSGTGLLSLALNCKNLVEIDLSNATELRDSAAAAVAEAKNLERLWLGRCKLITDIGIGCIAVGCRKLRLISLKWCLGIGDLGVELIAVKCKEIRCLDLSYLPITDKCLPSILKLQNLEDLVLEGCFGIDDDSLAPLKYGCKSLKLDMSSCQNISYVGLSSLSGAGETLQELTLAYVSPVTLAFANCLKKLPMLQTLKLDGCLVTSAGLKAIGNWCVSLRELSLSKCSGVTDESLSPLVTKHRDLRKLDITCCRKITYVSIADITNSCTVLTSLRMESCTLVPREAFVLIGQRCHSLEEIDLTDNEVDDEGLKSISRCSKLSSLKLGICLNITDKGVVDIGMRCSKLTELDLYRCTGITDLGTSAIAYGCPGLEMINISYCKDITDSSLRSLSKCSRLNTLESRGCPLITSLGLAAIAVGCKQLTKLDIKKCSNIDDTGMIPLAHFSQNLRQINLSYTSVTDVGLLSLASISCLQSLTILHLNGLTPGGLAASLLVCGGLTKVKLQACFKSLLPQALFEHLEARGCVIQWRDKVLQAELDPQCWKLQLEDI from the exons atgatttgctTTGAGCTCAAAAACATgaagaagcaaaagcaaaacgAAATCTTCAACAACCACTTTGATCTTCTTTCTGAGGAAATCATATTCATAATCCTAGATTTCCTTCAACAAAACCCACTTGACAAAAAGGCTTTCTCATCGGTTTGCAAGTCTTTCTACGCCATCGAAGCCAATCATCGCAAGAATCTCAAGCCCCTACGCTCTGAACACATCCCTGCGATCCTTAAACGATACCCACATGTGACCCACCTCGATCTCACTCTCTGCCCTCGAATCACCGATGGTTCTCTCACAAACATCTCCAATGCATGCAAGTCCAGCCTCCGCTCCATCGATCTTTCGAGGTCCAAGTTCTTTTCGGGAACTGGGTTGTTGAGTTTGGCTCTCAATTGCAAGAATTTGGTGGAGATCGACTTGTCGAACGCCACGGAATTGAGAGACTCGGCGGCTGCGGCGGTGGCGGAGGCTAAGAATTTGGAGAGGTTGTGGCTGGGGAGGTGTAAGCTGATTACGGATATTGGAATTGGGTGTATAGCCGTTGGTTGTAGGAAACTGAGGTTGATTAGCTTGAAATGGTGTTTGGGAATTGGTGACTTGGGGGTCGAATTGATTGCTGTTAAGTGTAAAGAAATACGCTGTTTGGATCTCTCTTACTTGCCG ATCACTGACAAGTGCTTACCATCCATCTTGAAATTGCAAAATCTTGAAGATTTGGTTCTAGAAGGATGCTTTGGTATTGATGATGACAGCCTTGCCCCTCTCAAATATGGCTGCAAGTCGTTAAAG CTTGACATGTCAAGTTGTCAAAACATTAGTTATGTTGGGTTATCTTCTCTAAGTGGCGCCGGTGAAACTCTGCAGGAACTCACCTTAGCATACGTCTCTCCT GTGACACTTGCTTTTGCCAATTGTTTGAAAAAGCTTCCGATGTTGCAAACACTTAAATTAGATGGCTGCCTGGTTACCTCTGCTGGACTGAAAGCCATCGGAAATTGGTGTGTATCATTAAGGGAGTTGAGCTTAAGTAAGTGCTCAGGTGTAACAGATGAAAGTCTCTCTCCTCTTGTGACAAAACACAGAGATTTGAGGAAGCTGGACATCACATGCTGCCGCAAGATCACATATGTTTCAATAGCTGACATTACAAATTCATGCACCGTTCTCACTTCTCTTAGGATGGAATCATGTACCCTGGTTCCTAGAGAAGCATTTGTCTTGATTGGACAGCGGTGTCATTCCCTGGAGGAGATTGACCTAACCGATAATGAAGTCGATGATGAAG GTTTGAAGTCCATCTCAAGATGCTCCAAACTCTCCAGCTTAAAACTGGGAATTTGCCTAAACATAACTGACAAGGGAGTTGTCGATATTGGCATGCGCTGCTCAAAACTTACAGAACTTGATCTGTACAG GTGCACTGGTATAACGGATCTAGGCACTTCAGCAATAGCCTATGGATGTCCTGGCCTGGAGATGATTAATATATCCTATTGTAAAGACATTACTGACAGTTCATTAAGGTCATTGTCAAAATGCTCAAGGTTAAACACACTTGAAAGTCGAGGATGCCCACTTATCACATCTTTAGGTCTAGCAGCCATCGCTGTAGGATGCAAGCAACTAACCAAGCTAGACATAAAGAAATGTTCCAACATCGATGATACTGGGATGATTCCACTTGCTCACTTTTCCCAGAACCTAAGACAG ATTAATCTGTCATATACCTCAGTTACAGATGTGGGGCTGTTATCTCTTGCCAGCATCAGCTGCCTACAAAGCTTGACTATTTTGCATTTGAATGGCTTAACTCCTGGTGGACTAGCAGCTTCCTTATTGGTATGTGGAGGACTAACAAAAGTAAAGCTCCAGGCATGCTTTAAATCATTGCTACCTCAAGCTCTTTTCGAACATTTAGAAGCACGTGGCTGTGTGATTCAGTGGAGAGATAAAGTATTGCAG GCTGAATTAGACCCACAGTGTTGGAAATTGCAGTTAGAAGACATATAA
- the LOC107431286 gene encoding probable WRKY transcription factor 33, giving the protein MTFSFTDLLSNNANMDNLSQDNTRLSWGVSDNLMDRNGMEIPWFKTLQPSSLPLSPPPVSPSSFLTTPTGFSPSELLNSPGFFSNGLPSPTTGAFSGQTFNWRSNSNEKQEGIEEGDKFFSDFSFQTQTTRPASTTSSSSSFNFQSASNTAVSIEGSLARQQQQAWNFNKNTPEKTGIKTEFQAPQNFSSEITTTKTNIPINGVPKSEYVPNTQYVREQKSEDGYNWRKYGQKQVKGSENPRSYYKCTFPSCPTKKKVERSVDGQITEIVYKGSHNHPKPQPTKRSSSQSFQTSGYTNSGISDQSNTVQEDSSDSIGEDDFERNSPTHNSGGDNDENEPESKRWKGENENEGYSASGNRTVREPRIVVQTTSEIDILDDGYRWRKYGQKVVKGNPNPRSYYKCTSTGCPVRKHVERASHDTRAVITTYEGKHNHDVPAARGSGSYTVNKPAPDNTSNVTIPVRPLALPTHSNNPFNSIPNSKLPQSTTQPPYTLQMLQSPGSFGFSGFGKPTGIYTNNQQSQQDEDQKMERKSNSFLDSFLA; this is encoded by the exons ATGACTTTTTCTTTCACAGACCTTCTATCCAATAACGCAAACATGGACAATCTTAGCCAAGACAATACTAGGCTAAGCTGGGGGGTTTCAGACAACCTAATGGACAGAAATGGAATGGAAATTCCATGGTTCAAAACCCTTCAACCTTCTTCTTTACCTCTCTCTCCGCCTCCTGTTTCACCGTCTTCTTTTTTAACTACACCTACTGGTTTTAGCCCTTCTGAACTCTTAAACTCACCTGGTTTCTTTTCAAAT GGTCTTCCATCTCCAACAACTGGAGCATTTTCTGGTCAAACTTTCAACTGGAGGAGTAACTCAAATGAAAAACAAGAAGGAATTGAAGAAGGAGACAAATTTTTCTCTGATTTCTCATTCCAAACCCAGACAACAAGGCCTGCTTCAacgacatcatcatcatcatcgtttaATTTCCAATCTGCTTCAAACACTGCTGTTTCAATA GAAGGATCATTGGCAAGGCAACAACAACAAGCATGGAATTTCAACAAAAACACACCGGAGAAAACAGGAATAAAAACAGAATTCCAAGCTCCTCAAAACTTTTCTTCAGAAATTACCACAACCAAAACAAACATACCCATTAATGGTGTTCCAAAATCTGAGTATGTTCCTAATACTCAGTATGTAAGAGAGCAAAAATCAGAGGATGGGTATAATTGGAGGAAATATGGTCAGAAGCAAGTGAAAGGGAGTGAAAACCCACGTAGTTATTACAAGTGCACGTTTCCAAGTTgcccaacaaagaaaaaagttgaaagATCCGTGGATGGACAAATTACAGAGATAGTATACAAAGGAAGTCACAACCATCCTAAGCCTCAGCCCACCAAAAGATCATCTTCTCAATCATTTCAGACTTCTGGGTATACCAATTCCGGAATTTCTGACCAATCAAACACAGTTCAGGAGGATTCTTCAGATTCAATAGGAGAGGATGATTTTGAAAGAAACTCTCCTACCCATAATTCTGGAGGAGATAATGATGAGAACGAACCTGAATCCAAAAGATG GAAGGGAGAGAATGAAAATGAAGGGTATTCAGCTTCTGGGAATAGAACCGTGAGAGAACCTAGAATTGTGGTTCAAACAACCAGTGAAATTGATATTCTCGATGATGGATATAGATGGAGGAAATATGGACAAAAAGTGGTAAAGGGAAATCCAAATCCAAG GAGCTACTATAAATGCACGTCCACGGGTTGTCCAGTGAGGAAACATGTGGAGCGAGCATCACATGATACAAGGGCTGTGATCACAACTTACGAAGGGAAACACAATCATGATGTACCAGCTGCCCGAGGGAGCGGCAGTTATACTGTGAACAAACCCGCACCTGATAACACTAGCAACGTTACCATACCTGTTAGGCCCTTAGCCTTGCCTACCCATTCTAATAACCCTTTCAACTCTATTCCCAATTCAAAGTTGCCTCAATCAACAACTCAGCCACCATATACCTTGCAAATGTTGCAGTCCCCTGGAAGTTTcggcttttcgggtttcggaaAACCGACGGGAATCTACACGAACAATCAACAATCTCAGCAGGATGAGGATCAGAAAATGGAGAGGAAGAGCAACTCATTTTTGGACTCATTTTTAGCTTAG
- the LOC107431285 gene encoding F-box/LRR-repeat protein 3 isoform X1 → MICFELKNMKKQKQNEIFNNHFDLLSEEIIFIILDFLQQNPLDKKAFSSVCKSFYAIEANHRKNLKPLRSEHIPAILKRYPHVTHLDLTLCPRITDGSLTNISNACKSSLRSIDLSRSKFFSGTGLLSLALNCKNLVEIDLSNATELRDSAAAAVAEAKNLERLWLGRCKLITDIGIGCIAVGCRKLRLISLKWCLGIGDLGVELIAVKCKEIRCLDLSYLPITDKCLPSILKLQNLEDLVLEGCFGIDDDSLAPLKYGCKSLKKLDMSSCQNISYVGLSSLSGAGETLQELTLAYVSPVTLAFANCLKKLPMLQTLKLDGCLVTSAGLKAIGNWCVSLRELSLSKCSGVTDESLSPLVTKHRDLRKLDITCCRKITYVSIADITNSCTVLTSLRMESCTLVPREAFVLIGQRCHSLEEIDLTDNEVDDEGLKSISRCSKLSSLKLGICLNITDKGVVDIGMRCSKLTELDLYRCTGITDLGTSAIAYGCPGLEMINISYCKDITDSSLRSLSKCSRLNTLESRGCPLITSLGLAAIAVGCKQLTKLDIKKCSNIDDTGMIPLAHFSQNLRQINLSYTSVTDVGLLSLASISCLQSLTILHLNGLTPGGLAASLLVCGGLTKVKLQACFKSLLPQALFEHLEARGCVIQWRDKVLQAELDPQCWKLQLEDI, encoded by the exons atgatttgctTTGAGCTCAAAAACATgaagaagcaaaagcaaaacgAAATCTTCAACAACCACTTTGATCTTCTTTCTGAGGAAATCATATTCATAATCCTAGATTTCCTTCAACAAAACCCACTTGACAAAAAGGCTTTCTCATCGGTTTGCAAGTCTTTCTACGCCATCGAAGCCAATCATCGCAAGAATCTCAAGCCCCTACGCTCTGAACACATCCCTGCGATCCTTAAACGATACCCACATGTGACCCACCTCGATCTCACTCTCTGCCCTCGAATCACCGATGGTTCTCTCACAAACATCTCCAATGCATGCAAGTCCAGCCTCCGCTCCATCGATCTTTCGAGGTCCAAGTTCTTTTCGGGAACTGGGTTGTTGAGTTTGGCTCTCAATTGCAAGAATTTGGTGGAGATCGACTTGTCGAACGCCACGGAATTGAGAGACTCGGCGGCTGCGGCGGTGGCGGAGGCTAAGAATTTGGAGAGGTTGTGGCTGGGGAGGTGTAAGCTGATTACGGATATTGGAATTGGGTGTATAGCCGTTGGTTGTAGGAAACTGAGGTTGATTAGCTTGAAATGGTGTTTGGGAATTGGTGACTTGGGGGTCGAATTGATTGCTGTTAAGTGTAAAGAAATACGCTGTTTGGATCTCTCTTACTTGCCG ATCACTGACAAGTGCTTACCATCCATCTTGAAATTGCAAAATCTTGAAGATTTGGTTCTAGAAGGATGCTTTGGTATTGATGATGACAGCCTTGCCCCTCTCAAATATGGCTGCAAGTCGTTAAAG AAGCTTGACATGTCAAGTTGTCAAAACATTAGTTATGTTGGGTTATCTTCTCTAAGTGGCGCCGGTGAAACTCTGCAGGAACTCACCTTAGCATACGTCTCTCCT GTGACACTTGCTTTTGCCAATTGTTTGAAAAAGCTTCCGATGTTGCAAACACTTAAATTAGATGGCTGCCTGGTTACCTCTGCTGGACTGAAAGCCATCGGAAATTGGTGTGTATCATTAAGGGAGTTGAGCTTAAGTAAGTGCTCAGGTGTAACAGATGAAAGTCTCTCTCCTCTTGTGACAAAACACAGAGATTTGAGGAAGCTGGACATCACATGCTGCCGCAAGATCACATATGTTTCAATAGCTGACATTACAAATTCATGCACCGTTCTCACTTCTCTTAGGATGGAATCATGTACCCTGGTTCCTAGAGAAGCATTTGTCTTGATTGGACAGCGGTGTCATTCCCTGGAGGAGATTGACCTAACCGATAATGAAGTCGATGATGAAG GTTTGAAGTCCATCTCAAGATGCTCCAAACTCTCCAGCTTAAAACTGGGAATTTGCCTAAACATAACTGACAAGGGAGTTGTCGATATTGGCATGCGCTGCTCAAAACTTACAGAACTTGATCTGTACAG GTGCACTGGTATAACGGATCTAGGCACTTCAGCAATAGCCTATGGATGTCCTGGCCTGGAGATGATTAATATATCCTATTGTAAAGACATTACTGACAGTTCATTAAGGTCATTGTCAAAATGCTCAAGGTTAAACACACTTGAAAGTCGAGGATGCCCACTTATCACATCTTTAGGTCTAGCAGCCATCGCTGTAGGATGCAAGCAACTAACCAAGCTAGACATAAAGAAATGTTCCAACATCGATGATACTGGGATGATTCCACTTGCTCACTTTTCCCAGAACCTAAGACAG ATTAATCTGTCATATACCTCAGTTACAGATGTGGGGCTGTTATCTCTTGCCAGCATCAGCTGCCTACAAAGCTTGACTATTTTGCATTTGAATGGCTTAACTCCTGGTGGACTAGCAGCTTCCTTATTGGTATGTGGAGGACTAACAAAAGTAAAGCTCCAGGCATGCTTTAAATCATTGCTACCTCAAGCTCTTTTCGAACATTTAGAAGCACGTGGCTGTGTGATTCAGTGGAGAGATAAAGTATTGCAG GCTGAATTAGACCCACAGTGTTGGAAATTGCAGTTAGAAGACATATAA
- the LOC107431288 gene encoding uncharacterized protein LOC107431288, producing the protein MEPTTGKPSFLRNFMVRLLSFGVLLIAARFAYVITIAGESCNVGNFCFFSLPENLNFVIAGPGSGGSAVVVNKAIGSSAAVPPQRELYTSKDWIKAVNFYSSIFQDLMAQGYLSPDSKSLCVETPNGQDVFALKEIGVKDSVGTFKKGSRPLVVSGEAHRLPFDDNTFDFVFSGGGRLDKSPRPLAFASEIIRTLKPEGFAVVHVSAKDTYSFNSFLALFNYSHLLTIRDIDGFDSSMPHIREMVLKKEFATQGHAFNENSGKKCSVPGYKQELVRKAEPLIAKEPLKPWITLKRNIQNIKYLPSMADISFKNRYVYVDVGARSYGSSIGSWFKKQYPKQNKTFDVYAIEADKTFHEQYKVKKRVTLLPYAAWVRNETLSFEINRDPGEKVSDKGRGMGRIQPVTSKGGSFDGEVDEIQGFDFADWLKNTVTEKDFVVMKMDVEGTEFDLIPRLFETGAICLIDEIFLECHYNRWQRCCPGERSTKYEKTYGQCLDLFTSLRQSGVLVHQWW; encoded by the coding sequence ATGGAGCCTACCACAGGGAAACCCAGCTTTCTGAGGAATTTTATGGTACGGTTGCTTTCCTTCGGGGTCTTGCTTATTGCCGCCCGATTTGCTTACGTCATCACAATCGCCGGTGAGTCTTGTAATGTCGGAAACTTCTGCTTCTTTTCGCTGCCGGAGAATCTAAACTTCGTCATCGCCGGTCCCGGTTCGGGAGGTTCGGCGGTCGTGGTCAACAAGGCCATTGGTTCCTCTGCGGCCGTGCCTCCCCAGCGCGAGCTTTACACCAGCAAAGATTGGATCAAGGCCGTCAATTTCTATTCTTCCATATTTCAAGATCTGATGGCTCAGGGGTACCTCTCGCCGGACTCAAAGTCTCTCTGCGTCGAAACCCCGAACGGCCAGGACGTCTTTGCCTTGAAAGAGATCGGAGTCAAAGACTCGGTTGGGACTTTCAAGAAGGGTTCGCGGCCTTTGGTGGTTTCCGGCGAGGCCCATCGTCTGCCGTTCGACGACAATACCTTCGACTTCGTGTTCTCCGGCGGTGGTCGGCTCGACAAATCGCCCCGGCCTTTGGCATTCGCTTCGGAGATCATACGGACGCTGAAACCCGAAGGGTTTGCGGTGGTCCATGTAAGCGCCAAAGACACGTACAGTTTCAATTCCTTTCTTGCATTGTTCAATTACTCCCATTTGTTAACGATACGTGATATTGATGGGTTCGATTCTTCGATGCCTCATATACGCGAAATGGTTCTGAAAAAAGAATTTGCAACTCAGGGCCATGCGTTCAATGAAAATTCTGGGAAAAAGTGCTCGGTTCCTGGGTATAAGCAAGAGTTGGTCAGAAAGGCTGAGCCGTTGATTGCGAAAGAGCCATTGAAGCCTTGGATTACTTTGAAGAGGAATATACAGAATATCAAATATCTTCCATCAATGGCTGATATAAGCTTTAAGAATAGGTATGTTTATGTGGATGTTGGAGCAAGAAGCTATGGTTCTAGCATTGGAAGTTGGTTCAAGAAACAATACCCAAAACAGAACAAGACCTTCGATGTTTACGCCATTGAAGCGGACAAAACTTTCCATGAGCAGTATAAAGTGAAGAAAAGGGTCACTCTTCTGCCATATGCGGCTTGGGTGAGGAATGAGACTTTGTCCTTCGAAATTAACCGAGACCCAGGTGAGAAAGTCTCGGATAAAGGTAGAGGCATGGGAAGAATTCAACCGGTGACATCGAAAGGTGGTAGCTTTGATGGAGAGGTGGATGAGATTCAGGGGTTTGATTTCGCAGATTGGTTGAAGAACACTGTCACTGAGAAAGATTTCGTGGTGATGAAGATGGATGTTGAAGGGACAGAATTCGATTTGATTCCAAGGTTGTTTGAAACAGGAGCCATTTGTTTGATTGATGAGATTTTCCTGGAATGCCATTACAATAGGTGGCAAAGATGTTGCCCTGGTGAGAGAAGTACAAAATATGAGAAAACATATGGCCAATGCTTGGATCTATTTACTTCTCTAAGGCAAAGTGGAGTTCTAGTTCATCAGTGGTGGTGA
- the LOC107431287 gene encoding CASP-like protein 4B1, whose protein sequence is MTDSKDTTPSKTHHTGSTPFNSTAGTTTPAADVENQTGSTGGTGFGIAGILRRWKREDLLKRGYLALRGLAFLFSVLAFIVMASNKHDDWKKFDRFEEYRYVLAIAILSTLYTGLQALRQVHELSTARYYIQRSTSNMIDFFGDQITAYLLISSASSAIPLTNRLRESQDDIFTDSSAAAISMSFLAFFALALSSLISGYKLSNQASYV, encoded by the exons ATGACGGATTCCAAAGACACCACCCCATCCAAAACGCACCACACGGGATCCACACCATTCAATTCCACAGCGGGTACTACCACACCGGCTGCCGACGTGGAGAACCAGACCGGTTCGACGGGGGGAACTGGGTTCGGAATAGCGGGGATCTTACGGCGGTGGAAGAGAGAGGACTTGTTGAAGAGAGGGTATTTGGCTTTGAGAGGATTGGCTTTCCTTTTCTCTGTGCTCGCTTTCATTGTCATGGCAAGCAACAAACACGACGATTGGAAGAAATTCGATCGATTTGAAGAATAcag ATACGTATTGGCAATAGCGATTCTGTCCACGTTGTATACGGGCTTGCAAGCGTTGCGACAAGTCCATGAACTCTCTACCGCCAGATATTATATTCAACGTTCGACATCCAATATGATCGACTTTTTCGGTGATCAG ATAACAGCTTACCTTTTGATATCATCGGCTTCATCCGCGATTCCATTGACGAATAGACTGCGAGAATCACAGGACGACATATTCACGGACTCATCAGCTGCAGCAATTAGCATGTCGTTTTTGGCCTTCTTTGCACTCGCATTGTCTTCCCTCATTTCTGGATACAAATTATCAAATCAGGCTTCCTATGTTTGA